The following is a genomic window from Salinibacterium sp. UTAS2018.
AAAAAGAGAACTAAACTCCGGCCGGAACCGCAGAAACCGTGCGGGCAATCGTGCACTGCCCCAGAACACGAGTTCCAACGTAAATCACCGCGGTCTGACCTGGTGAAACCCCAATGAGCGGTTCGTGTGGCGTCACGATCAGTTCGGGGCCCGTGGCATCTCCCACGTTGTCCGCGCCCTCGGTCGCCGAAGCGATGCGAGCTACAGCCGGCATAGGGTCGGAGTGAGCGCGAACCTGCACGTGGCACTCGAAGCTCTCCCCCGGCTCGGAGATGAAACCGGATGCTTGAGGGTCGAGCCCAGCCCACGAAAACTTGGTTCCCGCAACCTGCGAGAGCGCGAGAGCTTCGCGCGGCCCGACAACGACCTCGTTGGTCTTGGGACGAATCTCGAGCACGAAACGCGGCTTGCCGTCATCCGTCGGGTAGCCCACATTGAGGCCCTTGCGCTGACCAATCGTGAAGGCCAAAGCACCCTCATGCTTGCCGAGCACATCTCCGTTGCGGTCAAGAATCTCGCCCTGCTCGGCGCCGACTTTGTCCGCGAGCCAGCCGCGAGTGTTGCCGTCGGGAATAAAGCAAATGTCGTGGGAATCGGGCTTGTTGGCTACCGAGAATCCGCGCTCAGCAGCTTCGGCGCGAATCTCTGCCTTCGAGGGGGTAGCCCCGAGCGGGAACATGCTGTGCGCCAGCTGCTCCGTCGTCAGCACGCCAAGAACGTAGGACTGGTCCTTGGCCCAGGCAGCGGCACGGTGCAGTTCGCGGTTACCATTCTCATCTTCGATGATGTTGGCGTAGTGACCGGTGGCGACAGCATCGAACCCGAGCGCCACCGCCTTCTCCAGAAGGGCGGCGAACTTGATGCGCTCGTTGCAGCGCATGCAGGGGTTCGGAGTGCGACCGGCCGAGTACTCGGCGATAAAGTCATCCACCACGTCAAGTTTGAAACGCTCAGAGAAATCCCACACGTAGTACGGGATCCCAATAATGTTGGCGGCCCGCTGGGCATCCATCGAGTCTTCAATCGTGCAGCAACCGCGAGCGCCGGTGCGCAGGGTTCCGGGTTGCCGGCTCAGCGCCAAATGCACCCCAACAACCTCGTGCCCAGCCTCAACAGCGCGCGCGGCCGCCACGGCGGAGTCCACTCCGCCACTCATCGCCGCTAAAATCTTCATCCGTCCAGTGTACGAGACGAGTTGCTGGGCAAGTTCCGGGCGGAACGTTCGCGGGCGAGCGCGCCGTGCCGCACTCTACTCATACTGCTCCGCACGCTACTGCGGGATGTCAGTGAGAGTTTTCTCGATGCTCGCGAGGCGCTGTTCCACGACATCCAATCGCTGAAGCAGCGCACGGTTGGTTTCGAGGCTCTGGTCAGCAAGCGCACGATAGTCGCCGCCGGCCTGAGCATCCGCGACGTACTTCGCTGTTTCTGCCTTCTTGTTGGTGGAGTTATGGATGACGCCCGCAATGATGCCCACGATGGCGACAATGCCGATCCAGAACCAGAGGCTATAAAAGACTTCCATTATTTTCCTTTGTGAGAGTTGCAACTAGATAATGTTTGGGATGCCGTGGCCGGCTTCACGATGCGCCGGCCGCGTCGGCCGCGTCGCCTTCATTCTCGACCTCGCCGTCCCTCACCGACTGCGCT
Proteins encoded in this region:
- the mnmA gene encoding tRNA 2-thiouridine(34) synthase MnmA; this encodes MKILAAMSGGVDSAVAAARAVEAGHEVVGVHLALSRQPGTLRTGARGCCTIEDSMDAQRAANIIGIPYYVWDFSERFKLDVVDDFIAEYSAGRTPNPCMRCNERIKFAALLEKAVALGFDAVATGHYANIIEDENGNRELHRAAAWAKDQSYVLGVLTTEQLAHSMFPLGATPSKAEIRAEAAERGFSVANKPDSHDICFIPDGNTRGWLADKVGAEQGEILDRNGDVLGKHEGALAFTIGQRKGLNVGYPTDDGKPRFVLEIRPKTNEVVVGPREALALSQVAGTKFSWAGLDPQASGFISEPGESFECHVQVRAHSDPMPAVARIASATEGADNVGDATGPELIVTPHEPLIGVSPGQTAVIYVGTRVLGQCTIARTVSAVPAGV